A single genomic interval of Pyrus communis chromosome 5, drPyrComm1.1, whole genome shotgun sequence harbors:
- the LOC137735738 gene encoding transcription termination factor MTERF6, chloroplastic/mitochondrial-like: MAALFNLKAGRLGYSLFSKTTRFVVGDVKPSHFTLQNEILCRRFTSEISENHHDFTVNYLINSCGLSPQGAISASKRVKLRSPERADSVLSFLRSHGVSATNISKIVRSCPGLLSCNPEKTLLPKIEFFVSLGVSREDLAKTLAYETLLLVTSLEKRILPTCHFLRNLLSEKNFVVFLKNGGLRIFSEGHSKNVAPNIEILREFGMPQSCISLLLAYFPRSLTQKPENFAKVMDEVKQMGFDMEKSRSVAAIKALSSGNSKSIWSRNCEAYKRWGWSEDDVLSTFKRFPRCMTKSEKKIMQVMDFLVNKMGWPQRSIVKCPTIVSYSLEKRIIPRCSVVKVLLLKGLIKEIENVSLCSLMSYTEKGFLERFVARYIDEVPGLLSVYRGKVEIQDV, translated from the coding sequence ATGGCGGCCCTCTTCAACCTGAAGGCCGGCAGATTGGGGTATTCACTATTTTCCAAAACTACAAGATTTGTTGTTGGAGATGTAAAACCCTCACATTTTACTCTTCAAAACGAGATACTTTGCAGACGTTTCACCTCAGAAATCTCAGAAAACCACCACGATTTCACAGTCAATTACCTCATAAATTCATGTGGGTTGTCTCCACAAGGTGCAATTTCAGCTTCTAAGCGGGTCAAGTTGCGATCCCCCGAAAGAGCAGACTCCGTTTTGTCCTTTCTCAGAAGCCATGGAGTCTCTGCAACCAATATCTCCAAGATTGTCAGGTCTTGCCCAGGACTTCTCAGTTGTAATCCGGAGAAAACCCTTTTGCCAAAGATTGAGTTTTTCGTTTCTCTTGGAGTTTCAAGGGAGGACCTTGCAAAAACTCTGGCATATGAAACGCTTCTTTTGGTCACAAGCTTGGAGAAACGGATTCTACCAACTTGCCATTTCCTTAGGAACCTGCTTTCTGAGAAGAACTTCGTTGTTTTTTTGAAGAACGGCGGCCTGCGGATTTTCTCGGAAGGCCATTCAAAGAATGTGGCGCCAAATattgagattttgagagaaTTCGGTATGCCCCAATCATGTATTTCTTTGTTGCTGGCTTATTTTCCTAGATCTTTAACACAAAAGCCTGAGAATTTTGCTAAAGTTATGGATGAGGTTAAGCAAATGGGATTTGATATGGAAAAATCAAGATCTGTTGCGGCAATAAAAGCATTATCTAGTGGTAATAGTAAGTCCATATGGAGTCGTAATTGTGAAGCTTACAAGAGGTGGGGTTGGTCAGAGGATGATGTTCTCTCTACTTTCAAGCGGTTCCCGCGTTGTATGACTAAGTCGGAGAAGAAAATAATGCAGGTTATGGATTTTTTAGTGAACAAGATGGGATGGCCGCAAAGATCAATTGTCAAATGTCCGACTATTGTGAGTTACAGTTTGGAGAAGAGAATTATCCCGAGGTGTTCGGTTGTTAAAGTTTTGTTGTTGAAAGGATTGATAAAGGAAATCGAAAATGTGAGTTTGTGTTCTCTGATGAGCTATACGGAGAAAGGCTTCTTGGAGAGGTTTGTGGCCAGATATATAGATGAAGTACCTGGATTACTGAGTGTGTATCGGGGGAAAGTTGAAATCCAGGATGTATGA